CGCCCTTGATATTGCCCCTAAAGCTCAAGGCATTCAAAAAAAAGATTATTTGTTGGAATTGATTGAGTTTAACAAAAAGCGTATTATTATTGGCAACCCTCCTTTTGGGCATAGAGGGAAATTAGCCTTAAATTTTTTAAACAAATCTTTAAACGAAGCGCCTATTACAGCGTTTATTTTGCCCAATTTATTCAAACGCTATTCTGTTCAAAAACACATTGATAAGCGTGCAAAATTGGTTTTAAACGCTGATTTAGAGAAAAACGCTTTTATTTTTAATGAACGACCCTATGATGTGAAATGCGTTTTTCAAATCTATATGCATAAAAATATCGCCCTAAATCTTAAAGACGAACGCATCATTGCACCCCCTAAAATCCGCCATAGTGACTTTATTACTTACATTCATAACAACACACCACACACCCTAAAATATTTCAACAAAGAAAAATACCAATGGGATTTTGCGGTGGTAAGGCAAGGCTTTTATGATTACAACGAAAAGATCACCAATGCAAATTTACTGATTAAAAACCGACAATATTTTTTTATTAAAGCCCACTCCAAAGAAGCTTTAAGGGTTATCCATAAAATTGATTTTAACAAACTCGCTCATAAAAACACGCAAGTTTTAGGGTTTTCTACTTATGATTTTGTGGAAGAATATTGCAAATTAAAGGAAATGCATGCTTGAAAAAGTGTTTCAAGAAATTACCAATAAAAGAAAGTTTTTTGCAAGTTCTAGCACAGGGGAGCGGTTTGAAAACAAATTTAGGAATGAGTTAAAAAAACACTTTAGCGGAATCAACGGCGATTTAATAGAAGGATTAAGCCATATTGAAGAAAAGCCTAACAAGGAAATCAAAACCACTTTTAACCAACTCAAAAAGCAAGTTTTAGAGAAAAATCACCCAGAAACCCTTAAAAACCCTTTTTCAAAGCTTACAAGCCATTTTTTGTACCAACCTTTTGGCTCACAAAATTACCCTGATTTTTTGGTTTTTATTTTTGATGATGTGGTGGGGATTGAAATCAAGTTTTCTAAAAACGATAAGGGTGAAAAAAATCTTCAAACATCTCGCCCCATGTGGAATTCAAACCTGCCTAAACCCAATGCGATTTATGTGTATGGAGTCGCTAATGCAAACATCACTTTTTTTAAAGGCTCAGATATTTTGAGTTATGAAACCAGAGAGGTCTTGCTCAAGTATTTTGATACTTTAGATAAAGATGAAGAAAGTTTGAAAAACGCCTTAAAGGATTTAGAAAACCCTTTTGCCCCCTACATCAGAAAAGCTTATGAGCATAAAAAGGAATTTTCTAACCACCACCAGA
This is a stretch of genomic DNA from Helicobacter pylori. It encodes these proteins:
- a CDS encoding type II restriction endonuclease; protein product: MLEKVFQEITNKRKFFASSSTGERFENKFRNELKKHFSGINGDLIEGLSHIEEKPNKEIKTTFNQLKKQVLEKNHPETLKNPFSKLTSHFLYQPFGSQNYPDFLVFIFDDVVGIEIKFSKNDKGEKNLQTSRPMWNSNLPKPNAIYVYGVANANITFFKGSDILSYETREVLLKYFDTLDKDEESLKNALKDLENPFAPYIRKAYEHKKEFSNHHQIESFFSRNHILREQNVLKFLKTLAH